The window TCTCTCCTCAGAAGGCAAAGTTTCTAAATCATCCCCATTTTCGTTTAAGTATTCTTTGACTCGCTCGATTATATCCTCACCGTGATAACAATCCTCTGGAAGTTCTATTTTTTCGCCCTTGAGCTGTCTGTATCTTATCTCAAGGCTCTGTCCAAATTTTTCTATTTGATTCCCTGCATCGTTTACATAAAACTCTTTTGTAACTTTATACCCTGCCCATTTTAAAAGGTTTGCAAGACAGTCGCCAAGCGCACCACCTCGCGCATTTCCCATGTGCATAGGTCCTGTCGGATTTGCAGAAACAAATTCAACCATAACCTTTTTCCCATTTCCAATATCTACTTTGCCATAATCATCACCTTCAGAAAGTATAGCATCTACAACCTTGTAAAGCCACTGTCTTTTGAAAAAGAAATTGATAAAGCCTGGCCCTGCAACTTCTACTTTTTCAATCAAAGTGTTTGTCAGGTCAATATTATCTACAATGTTCTGAGCTATTTCACGTGGGTTTTTTTTGAGTTTTCTAGTAAGCTCCATTGCAATGTTGGTTGCAAAATCGCCATGAGCTTTTTCTTTTGGTTTTTCGATCATTATTGGAGGAACAACATCGTTTAGCTGAAATATGCCCTTTTCAACGCAAGTATTTATAGCCTTTTCAATGGTATCTTTTATCTGGTCTTTTGCAAGTTTTACTAAATTCAATTTTTTACACCTGCCTCTTTTATTTTGAGTAAAAAGTCGTTTTCAGACATCATATGCGAATCTAAATCTATGGCATATTCAACAAAAACCTCTCCACCATTTTCGGTCAAATCTACCCTCATCTTCTTTGTATAAACTCCTATCATTATCACACCGTCTTCAGTGATATATGTTGATATATGCCTCTTGCCCGGCTCAAAAATAAGGGTTGACGTAACATCGCCATAGCGAATTAATGTTATATGGTTCGGCTGAATCTTAAATGTAGTAGTTGTACCTTCAAGCCCAGTAAGCTCGCTTTCTTTATATGTCACATAAAAGCTTTCACCTTTTTTATAAAACGTGCCTTCTGTGAAAAACTCTATGCTATTCTCAAGGCTATTTATGGGGTATTCTTGGGTGCCCTTGACAAAAATCAAAACGTCTTTTTTCATACTTTCACCTCAAAAACATTGGTTTTAGTATTTTTCTATATCAATCTTTTCTTCACATTTTATCTTTTCATTTAAGAATATTGAAGCAACTGCTTCGAACTTTTTCAAATTGTCACTTGCATAAAAATAATAAGTTGGCTCCTCCTCTGAGCTATTTAACATATTGTTTTGTTTTAGAACCTCATATGTTTGTTTTGCTGTCTCAAGCGCAGGGTTTATCAAAGTTACCTCTGGTAAAATCTTCTTTATGACATTTTGTAAAAATGGATAGTGTGTACACCCTAAAACAAGGGTATCTATTCCCTTTTCTCTGAACTCTTCTAAATATTCCTTTGCAACAAGATATGTCACTTCTTTATCGACCCACCCTTCCTCAACAAGCGGCACAAATAGAGGACAGGGCTTTGAATACACCTCTATCTCTGGGTCATACTCTAAAATCTTTTTCTCAAAAGAACCACTTGCAATTGTGCCTTCTGTACCAATTACACCAACTTTCTTGTTCTTTGTTGCTAAGACTGCAGCTTTTGCTCCAGGCTCAATGACAGCAACAATCGGAACATCAAACTGACTTTTTAAATATTCGTATGCATAGGCAGACGCAGTGTTGCAAGCAACAACTACAATCTTGACATTTTTGGATAGCAAAAACCTTGTGTTTTGAGTGGCAAACTTTGTCACTGTCTCTTTGGACTTAGATCCATAAGGGATCCTTGCCGTATCACCAAAATATACTATGCTCTCATTTGGCATAAGATTTACAATCTCTTTGAAGACTGTAAGCCCGCCAAGGCCTGAGTCAAATATCCCAATTGGTCTTGTATCCATAGGCTTTAACCCTCTTTGCTATATTTTATGCTTTGTTTTTGTTGGTTCTTTTCAATTGCAAATTGTATGAGTCTGTCAAGAAGCTGAGGATATGGTATACCGCTGTACTCCATCAGTTTTGGATACATCGAAATACTTGTAAAGCCAGGGATTGTATTTACTTCATTGAAATACACCTTATTAGTTTCTTTGTCAACAAAAAAGTCTATTCTTGCCATACCACTACACTCAAAAAGCTTGTAAATCTTAATAGCAAGCTCCTTAATCTCATCCTCTACCTGCTTTTCAAGTTTTGCAGGAATGATTAATTCTGATGAGCCATCTATATACTTTGCTTCATACGAATAAAACTCCCTCGAAGGCACTATCTCTCCCAAGGCTGACACAAAAATTTCGCTATTGCCAAGCACTGCACACTCAATCTCACGTGCATTTATAGCCTCTTCGATCAAAATCTTGGTATCATACAAAAATGCCTCATGGATTGCCAAAATCAGCTCGTCTTTGTCTTTTGCCTTTGAAATCCCAACTGATGAACCTGAATTTGCAGGCTTTACAAATACAGGATACGAAAACTCACTTTCAATCCGTCTGATGAAATATTCCTTTTTGGAAAGATACTCATCTTTGTAAATCACTAAAAAATGGCCCTGTGGAATCCCCTCTAAAAGAGCAAGTTTTTTAGCAAAAGCTTTGTCCATGCAGAGCGCTGATGACAACACACCACATCCAACATACGGAATCCCCGAGAGCTCTAAAAGCCCTTGTACAGTACCATCCTCACCATTTAATCCATGCAATACAGGAAATACAACGTCAATGTCAATAAAGGTAGCTTCACCATCTTTTATCTTCACAAGCGCTTTTTTAGTCCTGTCTGGTGAGATAAAACATTCAATTGAATACATTGTCCATTTGCTGTCTAAATCTTCTATCTTTCCTGTGTACAAAAGCCACTTCCCTTCTTTTGTAATACCAATTGGTATTATCTCATACTTTTCCTTGTCAAGGTTTTGCATAACCGATTTTGCAGAGATTATCGAAACTTCATGTTCTGTTGAAACTCCACCGAACAAAACTGCAACCTTTAATTTGGTCATCTACGAATTACCTCCACAAATGTGCTTTTTGCAAATTTATAATATTCATATTCATAGATTCTTCAATTTTATTACACTTAAGCAATAAGCAATCCTGTATAAAAAACTACAAACCCAGATATTCTTTTACCTCAGAAAGTATATTTTCAAGAGTCTTTGCATCCTTGCTCTCCGCATATATTCTAATCAAATCCTCTGTACCAGACGCCCTTACCAAAAACCATGCCTCATCCTCTAAAATAACTTTAAGACCATCTCTTGTCCTGTACTCTAAGCACCTCAGCCCAGCTACGTTGTCTTTGCCAAAATTCTTTATTCTCTCTAATGCCTCTTGTTTTTTGCTATGTGTGGTTCTAACGTCAATTCTTTTACTATATAGCTTTCCATACTCAGATTCAATTCTATCTAAAATCTCTCTTGGAGATTTTTCAAGCTTTGCAACCGCCTCTGCAACCAAAAGGTCTGCCAAAATCCCATCCTTTTCCGGCACATGCCCTTTTATAGAAAGTCCACCTGATTCCTCACCACCAATTAAAGCATCCTCTTTCATAAGACACTCTGCAATGTACTTAAACCCAACTGGTGTTTCAATGCATCTCATACCATGTTTTTGAGCAATCTTGTCAATCATAGAGGTTGTTGCGACAGTTCTTGCAACAGAGGAAGCCTTGCCTCTTGTGTTAATTAAATAATCTGTTAACATAAATATCACTTCATTTGCTGAAATAAACTGACCATCAGGGTTTACAACACCAAACCTGTCAGCATCACCATCTGTTGCAAGCCCTAAATCAAACTCCTCTGTCTTTATAATCTCAAGCAAATCCTTCATATTCTCTAAATTTGGCTCTGGCAAATGACCACCAAAAAGTGGGTCACGCCAGTTGTTTATTACTTTTACGTCACATCCAAGCCGTCTTAGAGCCTCGTCAATATACCCTATCCCACAACCATACATAGGATTTACAAGTACCTTTAGTTGTTTGCCCTCAAACGCTTTTTTGTCTATCAGATTCAATATGTCGTTCAAATACTCTTCTTTGTAGTCAAAATACTCAATGAGATCTTTGTCAGGATTTATATCTTTTAGCCCTTCTTTTTGGATTCTCTCAACATTTTTTATTATCTTGTCAGTAATTTGCGTATTTGCTGGACCACCATAATGAGGTATGAACTTTATTCCATTGTAATAATATGGATTGTGGCTTGCTGTTATCATAATTGCACCGCTTGCTCCTTTTTTCACAACTGCATGTGCAACAGCCGGGGTAGGAATTGGATTTTGCGAAAATAGCACTTGAATACCATTTGAGCTTAAAATCTCAGCACAAATCTTTGCAAAGTTTTCTGAATGGAATCTATAGTCATAACCAATGATTATTTTCGGATTCTCATAAGTCTCAACAACATAATCAGCAATTGCTTGGGCAACAATCTTTACGTTGTCAAAAGTAAAATCATCGGCAATGATTCCTCGCCAACCGTCTGTTCCAAAGGTTATTTTTTTCATCTTTATTTTGACCTCCTTTTTAAAAAATTGGACAAATATATTACAGTATAGTTTGAAATTTTTACAACAAACAAAAAAGATGGCCATCAAAAGTTATCTGGCCATCTTCTCAAAACACCTGTTCGCGTTCCATACTTTCCAAAGGCTAAAATCACTAGACTTGAGAACTACTCAAGTACTTTTCTATCTTCTTCTTCACTCGCTGCAGAGCATTGTCAATTGACTTTACATCCTTGTTAATCATCACGGCAATTTCCTGATAACTTCTCCCTTCAAGGTAGAGGTTTAAAACCTTGTACTCAAAAGGGCTTAAACACCCTGTGATGGCATTTAAGGTGTTTTCAAACTCCTCCTTTGTAATCATAACCTCTTCCGGATCAGAGATGAGAGAATTTGCAATAGTGTCAAGTAATGTCCTCTCATCATTTTCTTCATACACAGGTTTGTTTAAGGATATGTATGTATTAAGAGGAATATGTTTTTGCCTGCTTGCAGTTTTTATTGCAGTTATCACCTGTCTTGTAATACACAGTTCAGCAAACAATCTAAAAGTGGGGTATTTGCTCTCATCAAAATCACGTACAGCCTTAAAAAGACCTATCATACCTTCTTGGTAAATATCATCTTTTTCAGCACCAATTAGAAAATACATTCTACATTTTGCTTTTACAAGATTTTGATACCTATTTAAAAGCTCTTCTGTAGCCTCTTTTATACCTTCTCTTGAATACTTTACAAGTTCCTCATCGGTGCACTCTTTGAAATTCAAAAGTTGTTTTTGCAATGTCAAGGCAAAATGCCTCCTTAATTTTTCAAGCCTGTTTTATTCAAATGCTCGCAATGAAGATATTCTTTCACATCATAATTATATATTATTACCAACTACCTATCAAGCTTGGTCTAATCTTTT is drawn from Caldicellulosiruptor naganoensis and contains these coding sequences:
- a CDS encoding DUF1934 domain-containing protein produces the protein MKKDVLIFVKGTQEYPINSLENSIEFFTEGTFYKKGESFYVTYKESELTGLEGTTTTFKIQPNHITLIRYGDVTSTLIFEPGKRHISTYITEDGVIMIGVYTKKMRVDLTENGGEVFVEYAIDLDSHMMSENDFLLKIKEAGVKN
- the murI gene encoding glutamate racemase; translated protein: MDTRPIGIFDSGLGGLTVFKEIVNLMPNESIVYFGDTARIPYGSKSKETVTKFATQNTRFLLSKNVKIVVVACNTASAYAYEYLKSQFDVPIVAVIEPGAKAAVLATKNKKVGVIGTEGTIASGSFEKKILEYDPEIEVYSKPCPLFVPLVEEGWVDKEVTYLVAKEYLEEFREKGIDTLVLGCTHYPFLQNVIKKILPEVTLINPALETAKQTYEVLKQNNMLNSSEEEPTYYFYASDNLKKFEAVASIFLNEKIKCEEKIDIEKY
- a CDS encoding D-alanine--D-alanine ligase family protein; translation: MTKLKVAVLFGGVSTEHEVSIISAKSVMQNLDKEKYEIIPIGITKEGKWLLYTGKIEDLDSKWTMYSIECFISPDRTKKALVKIKDGEATFIDIDVVFPVLHGLNGEDGTVQGLLELSGIPYVGCGVLSSALCMDKAFAKKLALLEGIPQGHFLVIYKDEYLSKKEYFIRRIESEFSYPVFVKPANSGSSVGISKAKDKDELILAIHEAFLYDTKILIEEAINAREIECAVLGNSEIFVSALGEIVPSREFYSYEAKYIDGSSELIIPAKLEKQVEDEIKELAIKIYKLFECSGMARIDFFVDKETNKVYFNEVNTIPGFTSISMYPKLMEYSGIPYPQLLDRLIQFAIEKNQQKQSIKYSKEG
- a CDS encoding phosphoglucomutase/phosphomannomutase family protein, which gives rise to MKKITFGTDGWRGIIADDFTFDNVKIVAQAIADYVVETYENPKIIIGYDYRFHSENFAKICAEILSSNGIQVLFSQNPIPTPAVAHAVVKKGASGAIMITASHNPYYYNGIKFIPHYGGPANTQITDKIIKNVERIQKEGLKDINPDKDLIEYFDYKEEYLNDILNLIDKKAFEGKQLKVLVNPMYGCGIGYIDEALRRLGCDVKVINNWRDPLFGGHLPEPNLENMKDLLEIIKTEEFDLGLATDGDADRFGVVNPDGQFISANEVIFMLTDYLINTRGKASSVARTVATTSMIDKIAQKHGMRCIETPVGFKYIAECLMKEDALIGGEESGGLSIKGHVPEKDGILADLLVAEAVAKLEKSPREILDRIESEYGKLYSKRIDVRTTHSKKQEALERIKNFGKDNVAGLRCLEYRTRDGLKVILEDEAWFLVRASGTEDLIRIYAESKDAKTLENILSEVKEYLGL
- a CDS encoding RNA polymerase sporulation sigma factor SigH; translated protein: MTLQKQLLNFKECTDEELVKYSREGIKEATEELLNRYQNLVKAKCRMYFLIGAEKDDIYQEGMIGLFKAVRDFDESKYPTFRLFAELCITRQVITAIKTASRQKHIPLNTYISLNKPVYEENDERTLLDTIANSLISDPEEVMITKEEFENTLNAITGCLSPFEYKVLNLYLEGRSYQEIAVMINKDVKSIDNALQRVKKKIEKYLSSSQV